Within the Deltaproteobacteria bacterium genome, the region GGATGTTTTGTTTAATTATGATTATTGATTATGCCCTTAGCTCTGCAAAAGTGCTTGTATCCGAATTGAGACAAGCATGAAGCATCCGGTTAAACATTTGCGGTTCCCAGAAGCGGCGGTTGAAACGGTAGCAAAATTCTGCCAGGTA harbors:
- a CDS encoding IS1595 family transposase; amino-acid sequence: YLAEFCYRFNRRFWEPQMFNRMLHACLNSDTSTFAELRA